The Microcebus murinus isolate Inina chromosome 4, M.murinus_Inina_mat1.0, whole genome shotgun sequence genome has a segment encoding these proteins:
- the LRRC4C gene encoding leucine-rich repeat-containing protein 4C: MLNKMTLHPQQIMIGPRFNRALFDPLLVVLLALQLLVVAGLVRAQTCPSVCSCSNQFSKVICVRKNLREVPDGISTNTRLLNLHENQIQIIKVNSFKHLRHLEILQLSRNHIRTIEIGAFNGLANLNTLELFDNRLTTIPNGAFVYLSKLKELWLRNNPIESIPSYAFNRIPSLRRLDLGELKRLSYISEGAFEGLSNLRYLNLAMCNLREIPNLTPLIKLDELDLSGNHLSAIRPGSFQGLMHLQKLWMIQSQIQVIERNAFDNLQSLVEINLAHNNLTLLPHDLFTPLHHLERIHLHHNPWNCNCDILWLSWWIKDMAPSNTACCARCNTPPNLKGRYIGELDQNYFTCYAPVIVEPPADLNVTEGMAAELKCRASTSLTSVSWITPNGTVMTHGAYKVRIAVLSDGTLNFTNVTVQDTGMYTCMVSNSVGNTTASATLNVTAATTTPFSYFSTVTVETMEPSQDEARTTDNNVGPTPVIDWETTNVTTSLTPQSTRSTEKTFTIPVTDINSGIPGIDEVMKTTKIIIGCFVAITLMAAVMLVIFYKMRKQHHRQNHHAPTRTVEIINVDDEITGDTPMESHLPMPAIEHEHLNHYNSYKSPFNHTTTVNTINSIHSSVHEPLLIRMNSKDNVQETQI, encoded by the coding sequence ATGTTGAACAAGATGACCTTACATCCACAGCAGATAATGATAGGTCCTAGGTTTAACAGGGCCCTATTTGACCCCCTGCTTGTGGTGCTGCTGGCTCTTCAACTTCTTGTGGTGGCTGGTCTGGTGCGGGCTCAAACCTGCCCTTCTGTGTGCTCCTGCAGCAACCAGTTCAGCAAGGTGATTTGCGTTCGGAAGAACCTGCGTGAGGTCCCGGACGGCATCTCCACCAACACACGGCTGCTGAACCTCCATGAGAACCAAATCCAGATCATCAAAGTGAACAGCTTCAAGCACTTGAGGCACCTGGAAATCCTACAGTTGAGTAGGAACCACATTAGAACCATTGAAATTGGGGCCTTCAATGGTCTGGCGAACCTCAACACTCTGGAACTCTTTGACAATCGTCTTACTACCATCCCGAATGGAGCTTTTGTATATTTGTCTAAACTGAAGGAGCTCTGGTTGCGAAACAACCCCATTGAAAGCATCCCTTCTTACGCTTTTAACAGAATTCCTTCTTTGCGCCGACTAGACTTAGGGGAATTGAAAAGACTTTCATACATCTCAGAAGGTGCCTTTGAAGGTCTGTCCAACTTGAGGTATTTGAACCTTGCCATGTGCAACCTTCGGGAAATCCCTAACCTCACGCCGCTCATAAAACTTGATGAGCTAGATCTTTCTGGGAATCATTTATCTGCTATCAGGCCTGGTTCTTTCCAGGGGTTGATGCACCTTCAAAAACTGTGGATGATACAGTCCCAGATTCAAGTGATTGAACGGAACGCCTTTGATAACCTTCAGTCACTAGTGGAGATCAACCTGGCACACAACAATCTAACATTACTGCCTCATGACCTCTTCACGCCCTTGCATCATCTAGAGCGGATACATTTACATCACAACCCTTGGAACTGTAACTGTGACATCCTGTGGCTCAGCTGGTGGATAAAAGACATGGCCCCCTCCAACACAGCTTGTTGTGCCCGGTGTAACACTCCTCCTAACCTAAAAGGGCGGTACATTGGGGAGCTTGACCAGAATTACTTCACATGCTATGCCCCAGTGATTGTGGAGCCCCCTGCAGACCTCAATGTCACTGAAGGCATGGCAGCTGAGCTGAAATGTCGGGCCTCCACGTCACTGACATCTGTGTCTTGGATCACTCCAAATGGAACAGTTATGACACACGGGGCTTACAAAGTGCGGATAGCTGTGCTCAGTGATGGTACGTTAAATTTCACGAATGTAACCGTGCAAGATACAGGCATGTACACATGTATGGTGAGTAATTCCGTTGGAAATACTACTGCTTCGGCCACCCTGAATGTTACCGCAGCAACCACTACTCCCTTCTCTTACTTTTCAACCGTCACAGTAGAGACTATGGAACCTTCTCAGGATGAGGCCCGGACCACAGATAACAACGTGGGCCCCACTCCAGTGATCGACTGGGAGACCACCAATGTGACCACCTCTCTCACGCCACAGAGCACAAGGTCGACAGAAAAAACATTCACCATCCCGGTGACTGATATAAACAGCGGGATCCCAGGAATTGATGAGGTCATGAAGACTACCAAAATCATCATTGGGTGTTTTGTGGCCATCACACTCATGGCTGCAGTGATGCTGGTGATTTTCTACAAGATGAGGAAGCAGCACCATCGGCAAAACCATCACGCCCCAACAAGGACTGTTGAAATCATTAATGTGGATGATGAGATTACGGGGGACACACCCATGGAGAGCCACCTGCCCATGCCTGCTATCGAGCATGAGCACCTGAATCACTATAACTCTTACAAATCTCCCTTCAACCACACAACAACAGTTAACACAATAAATTCAATACACAGTTCAGTGCATGAACCGTTATTGATCCGAATGAACTCTAAAGACAATGTACAAGAGACTCAAATCTAA